A stretch of the Candidatus Goldiibacteriota bacterium HGW-Goldbacteria-1 genome encodes the following:
- a CDS encoding ATP-dependent RNA helicase, producing MKTIRFSDLEISKEVKKAAQEMGFEEATQIQSLAIPDMMKGLDVIGQAQTGTGKTAAFGIPIIEKIDLNSNLTQALVMCPTRELCVQVAEQIIKFSKYVKGIKVIPIYGGQPIDRQIRQLKYGAQVIVCTPGRLIDHINRGNIDLSTVKIVVLDEADEMLNMGFIEDISLILEKIPRDRQTALFSATMPEPILKLTKRYQNDPKYITVVKEVLTADGIDQCYYEVKRGAKLDAIGRVLDSFEFNNVLMFCNTKHKVDSVTERLKLMGYTTEGLHGDKTQQQREKVMERFKKGKTEILVATDVAARGLDIKGLDAVINYHIPQDIEYYVHRIGRTGRAGKKGKALTFIYAAERNKIYEIEQYANVQVRCDKVPTFDESTDVKTVRVMDRLREELAAGNLERQTAEIEKLLQKNYSLKEVAAALLKIASLTDKREDDLNHNRTEMARLPEKTGIATDTVFINVGSDDSVEVHDIIDAIEDLAGVSADKIGKVEIRASHTYIELEHEIVDTVIRKIKESTVKGKKVQMEKVQ from the coding sequence TTGAAGACAATCAGATTCAGCGACCTGGAAATTTCCAAAGAGGTAAAAAAAGCAGCCCAGGAAATGGGTTTTGAAGAGGCCACCCAGATACAGTCGCTTGCTATTCCTGACATGATGAAAGGCCTTGATGTTATCGGGCAGGCGCAGACAGGCACCGGAAAAACCGCGGCTTTTGGAATTCCAATCATTGAAAAAATAGACCTTAATTCCAACCTTACGCAGGCGCTGGTCATGTGCCCGACAAGGGAACTTTGCGTGCAGGTGGCTGAACAGATAATAAAATTTTCCAAATACGTCAAAGGCATTAAAGTCATTCCTATTTATGGCGGACAGCCCATAGACCGACAGATAAGGCAGTTAAAATACGGCGCGCAGGTGATTGTGTGCACGCCCGGAAGGCTTATTGACCATATAAACAGAGGTAACATTGATTTAAGCACCGTGAAAATTGTTGTGCTTGATGAAGCGGATGAAATGCTTAACATGGGTTTCATTGAAGACATATCCCTTATCCTTGAAAAGATTCCAAGAGACAGGCAGACTGCCCTGTTTTCAGCCACAATGCCGGAACCGATATTAAAACTTACAAAACGGTATCAGAACGACCCCAAATATATCACGGTGGTAAAAGAAGTGCTTACCGCCGACGGAATAGACCAGTGCTATTATGAAGTAAAACGCGGCGCCAAGCTTGACGCTATAGGCCGGGTGCTGGACTCTTTTGAATTTAATAACGTGCTAATGTTCTGCAATACAAAGCATAAAGTGGACAGCGTGACGGAGCGTTTAAAGCTTATGGGTTATACCACCGAAGGGCTGCACGGCGACAAGACGCAGCAGCAGCGTGAAAAAGTAATGGAGCGTTTTAAAAAAGGAAAAACAGAAATTCTTGTGGCAACAGATGTGGCGGCGCGCGGGCTTGATATAAAAGGGCTGGACGCGGTTATTAATTATCATATTCCGCAGGATATTGAATATTATGTGCACAGGATAGGCAGGACAGGAAGGGCGGGCAAAAAGGGCAAAGCCCTGACTTTTATTTACGCCGCTGAAAGAAATAAAATTTATGAAATAGAGCAGTATGCCAATGTACAGGTGCGCTGTGATAAAGTTCCCACGTTTGATGAATCTACGGATGTCAAAACCGTCAGGGTAATGGACAGGCTGCGTGAAGAACTTGCCGCGGGCAATCTTGAAAGGCAGACTGCTGAAATAGAAAAACTGCTGCAGAAAAATTACAGCCTTAAAGAAGTTGCAGCCGCGCTTTTAAAAATTGCGTCTTTGACTGACAAGAGGGAAGATGACCTTAATCATAACAGGACGGAAATGGCAAGACTGCCGGAAAAAACAGGCATTGCGACAGATACTGTTTTTATAAATGTTGGCAGTGATGACAGTGTTGAAGTTCATGACATAATTGACGCAATAGAAGACCTGGCCGGTGTTTCGGCTGATAAGATAGGCAAGGTGGAGATACGCGCTTCACATACATATATAGAGCTTGAACATGAAATAGTTGATACGGTAATCCGAAAAATAAAAGAAAGCACGGTTAAAGGGAAAAAAGTTCAGATGGAGAAAGTGCAGTAA
- a CDS encoding excinuclease ABC subunit C, producing the protein MDKDKLKALPQKPGVYIFKNAAGDTIYIGKAKVLRDRVGSYFGGSKKDLKTQIMASLVIDMDYVVTKNELEAFLLENSLIKEYKPKYNILLKDDKSYPYIKVTKEKYPGVYVTRMTDDKNALYFGPYYALETKRVVRAIYSIFKARQCTYSFDEKPLKRPCVFYDSGVCLAPCIRHVTDAEYAGMIKEVIDFLNGDYDAVKEKLSVLMSQYSAAQKYEQAAEARDAIKAIDEISIQQKVVGLEKTECDVFDFAYQNGTYWFCVLNIRRGRLINKKTDVFENAAKSDNAFETYLAQYYSAGRMLPEEIVIRKGAADTEVLINGVFSGKKIKLSERVRDSLLSMAAENIHEKIKQDEKTKESRHKSSGEFLKQLEALKTELKLEKMPQVIDGLDISHLHGENTVASCVVFSNGVPDKKNYRRYKIKTVHKIDDFDSMREVVMRRYGKMIQENINFPDLILIDGGIGQVNAAKEALLMVGAEDVSVIGLAKREELVFFPGKNEGIALSDAARFVLMRVRDEAHRFAITYQMTLSDKKLIKSVFDDIPGIGEKTKREIYTVFGTKEELLKAVESNDEKAKFLNKKQKAEIIKNLK; encoded by the coding sequence ATGGATAAAGACAAATTAAAGGCATTACCACAAAAACCCGGTGTTTATATTTTTAAAAACGCAGCCGGGGATACTATTTATATAGGAAAAGCAAAAGTCCTGCGTGACAGGGTGGGGTCATATTTTGGAGGCTCCAAGAAAGATTTAAAGACACAGATAATGGCGTCTCTTGTTATAGATATGGACTATGTGGTTACAAAAAACGAACTGGAAGCTTTTCTTCTTGAAAACTCCCTTATTAAAGAATACAAACCCAAATATAACATCCTGTTAAAGGATGACAAATCATATCCTTATATTAAAGTCACAAAAGAAAAATATCCGGGTGTTTATGTCACAAGGATGACGGATGATAAAAACGCCCTGTATTTTGGACCGTATTACGCCCTTGAAACCAAAAGGGTGGTGCGCGCCATATACAGTATTTTTAAGGCAAGGCAGTGCACATATTCGTTTGATGAAAAACCGCTTAAAAGACCGTGCGTATTTTACGATTCAGGCGTCTGCCTTGCGCCGTGCATTAGGCACGTAACTGATGCCGAATATGCCGGCATGATAAAAGAGGTTATTGATTTTTTAAACGGTGATTATGATGCGGTTAAGGAAAAATTAAGCGTATTAATGTCGCAATATTCCGCCGCTCAGAAGTATGAACAGGCGGCAGAGGCGCGCGACGCCATTAAGGCAATAGACGAAATATCCATTCAGCAGAAAGTGGTGGGGCTTGAAAAAACTGAATGTGATGTCTTTGATTTTGCATATCAGAACGGAACTTACTGGTTCTGCGTGCTTAACATAAGGCGCGGGAGGCTGATTAATAAAAAAACCGATGTGTTTGAAAATGCCGCCAAATCTGACAATGCTTTTGAAACATATCTGGCGCAGTATTATTCCGCGGGCAGGATGCTGCCGGAAGAAATTGTCATAAGAAAAGGGGCGGCGGATACTGAAGTGCTTATTAACGGGGTATTTTCCGGTAAAAAAATAAAACTCTCCGAAAGGGTGCGGGATTCCCTTTTATCCATGGCCGCAGAGAACATACACGAAAAGATAAAGCAGGATGAAAAAACAAAAGAGAGCAGACATAAATCAAGCGGCGAGTTCTTAAAACAGCTTGAAGCTTTAAAGACCGAATTAAAACTTGAAAAAATGCCGCAGGTGATTGACGGTCTTGATATTTCCCACCTGCACGGCGAAAACACGGTGGCGTCCTGTGTGGTATTCAGCAACGGCGTGCCGGACAAAAAAAATTACAGAAGGTATAAAATAAAAACGGTTCATAAGATAGATGATTTTGATTCCATGCGTGAAGTGGTCATGCGCAGGTACGGAAAAATGATTCAGGAGAACATTAATTTTCCGGATTTAATACTGATAGACGGCGGAATTGGCCAGGTGAACGCGGCAAAAGAGGCGCTGTTAATGGTGGGCGCGGAAGATGTGTCTGTTATAGGCCTTGCCAAAAGGGAAGAACTTGTTTTTTTCCCCGGGAAAAACGAAGGTATTGCCCTGTCGGACGCGGCGCGGTTTGTGTTAATGCGCGTGCGTGATGAAGCGCACAGGTTTGCCATAACATATCAGATGACGCTGTCAGATAAAAAATTAATCAAATCTGTTTTTGACGATATCCCCGGCATTGGCGAGAAAACTAAAAGGGAGATATATACGGTGTTCGGTACAAAGGAAGAACTGCTAAAAGCGGTGGAATCAAATGACGAAAAAGCAAAGTTTTTAAACAAGAAGCAGAAGGCAGAAATTATTAAGAATTTAAAATAA
- a CDS encoding lantibiotic ABC transporter permease, whose amino-acid sequence METVKWGIKGKIWVALTFIIMVGVNYLANALPINGLNTGAVSDSYKNLFAPAGITFAIWGLIYLLLLLYTVYQFGVFQPKDTDRSALFGKVGGLFATSCLANAAWIFSWHYKYIILSMILMAVILVCLIKINGIIHKESLTKREKVFIRLPFSVYFGWITVATIANMTVLLVSLKWDGFGYPESVWTMAVLATGMLIGAVTMIKRMDMAYGFVLMWAYCGILLKHLSQTGFSGKYPDIVTTVIGCLVVFLGCEMFILFYKRIKHPAA is encoded by the coding sequence ATGGAGACAGTAAAATGGGGCATTAAAGGAAAAATATGGGTGGCTTTAACTTTTATAATTATGGTGGGGGTAAATTACCTTGCAAACGCGCTTCCGATAAACGGGCTTAATACAGGTGCAGTGTCTGATTCCTATAAAAACCTTTTCGCACCTGCCGGCATTACATTTGCCATATGGGGTTTGATATATCTGCTGCTTTTGCTTTATACCGTATATCAGTTTGGGGTTTTTCAGCCTAAGGATACCGACAGAAGCGCCCTGTTTGGAAAAGTGGGCGGCCTTTTTGCGACATCTTGCCTGGCAAATGCGGCCTGGATTTTTTCCTGGCACTATAAGTACATAATACTTTCAATGATTCTTATGGCTGTAATTCTTGTATGCCTTATTAAAATAAACGGTATCATCCATAAAGAAAGCCTTACAAAAAGGGAAAAAGTTTTTATCAGGCTGCCTTTCAGCGTGTATTTCGGGTGGATAACTGTTGCCACAATTGCCAACATGACCGTGCTTCTTGTAAGCCTTAAATGGGATGGTTTTGGATATCCGGAATCAGTTTGGACCATGGCTGTATTGGCAACGGGAATGCTGATAGGCGCTGTTACTATGATAAAGCGCATGGATATGGCTTACGGGTTTGTGTTAATGTGGGCTTACTGCGGCATACTTTTAAAGCACCTGTCACAAACGGGTTTTTCCGGCAAATATCCGGATATTGTGACAACTGTTATCGGATGCCTTGTGGTTTTTCTTGGATGCGAAATGTTTATTCTGTTTTATAAAAGGATAAAGCATCCGGCGGCATAG
- a CDS encoding oxidoreductase, whose translation MGLFGNILSKLGLGKKPAAAAAAVSQVDVVAKLEALAKASKEKLDWKVSIVDLLKLLGLDSSIGARKDMATELGCPAEKMADSAQMNMWLHKTVLQKIAENGGNIPSKFTK comes from the coding sequence ATGGGATTATTTGGAAACATCTTATCAAAGCTTGGACTTGGCAAGAAACCTGCGGCTGCAGCAGCAGCGGTATCACAGGTTGATGTGGTTGCAAAACTGGAAGCCCTGGCAAAAGCAAGCAAGGAAAAACTTGACTGGAAGGTTTCTATAGTTGACCTTCTTAAACTTCTTGGCCTTGACAGCAGCATTGGGGCAAGAAAAGACATGGCAACCGAACTTGGCTGCCCGGCAGAAAAAATGGCGGATTCAGCACAGATGAATATGTGGCTGCATAAAACCGTCCTTCAGAAAATAGCAGAAAACGGCGGAAACATACCTTCCAAATTCACAAAATAA